A portion of the Bulleidia sp. zg-1006 genome contains these proteins:
- a CDS encoding VirD4-like conjugal transfer protein, CD1115 family — protein MIDKILKDIKCLFKVQDKAKFLKQNIPYLAFFYVGNIFSHHVRAYTGGDIIDKIFQGILELNTMSFFPSIHPTDILMGVGVAALIKFIVYTKGKNAKKFRQGKEYGSARWGTKKDIEPYMDEKFQNNILLTQTERLTMNGRPANPKYARNKNVLVIGGSGSGKTRFYVKPNLMQMHSSYCVTDPKGTIVLECGKMLEDNGYEIKILNTINFKKSMKYNPFAYLRSEKDILKLVQTIIANTKGEGEKSGEDFWVKAEKLYYTALIGYIFYEAPREEKNFATLLDMIDASEVREDDETYMNPIDRLFEALEKKEPTHFAVKQYKKYKLAAGKTAKSILISCGARLAPFDIQELRDLMSEDELELDTLGDRKTALFVIISDTDDTFNFVVSIMYSQLFNLLCDKADDEYGGRLPVHVRCLLDEFANIGLIPKFEKLIATIRSREISASIILQAQSQLKAIYKDNADTIVGNCDSTLFLGGKEKTTLKELSETLGKETIDLYNTSETRSNQKSFGLNYQKTGKELMSQDEITVMDGSKCIFQLRGVRPFLSDKFDITKHKNYKLLEDYDKKNLFDIENYIKRRGKVKMNGETVITRMQ, from the coding sequence GTGATAGATAAGATACTAAAAGATATAAAATGCTTGTTCAAAGTGCAGGATAAGGCGAAGTTTCTAAAGCAGAACATTCCCTATCTTGCATTTTTCTATGTAGGCAACATCTTCTCTCATCATGTAAGAGCCTATACAGGTGGTGATATAATAGATAAAATCTTTCAGGGAATATTAGAGCTTAACACCATGAGCTTTTTTCCAAGCATTCATCCTACGGATATTTTAATGGGCGTAGGAGTAGCTGCTTTAATCAAATTCATCGTATATACCAAAGGGAAAAATGCGAAAAAGTTTAGACAGGGGAAAGAGTATGGCTCAGCCCGATGGGGAACGAAGAAGGATATTGAGCCGTATATGGATGAAAAGTTTCAAAACAATATCCTGCTTACGCAAACCGAACGACTGACAATGAATGGCAGACCGGCTAATCCTAAATATGCAAGAAATAAGAATGTGCTTGTCATAGGTGGATCAGGAAGTGGAAAAACGAGATTTTATGTAAAACCGAACCTTATGCAAATGCACTCATCATATTGCGTAACAGATCCAAAAGGCACGATAGTCCTTGAGTGTGGTAAGATGCTTGAAGATAACGGATATGAGATAAAAATCTTAAATACCATCAACTTCAAAAAAAGTATGAAGTACAATCCCTTTGCTTATCTTCGTTCTGAAAAAGACATTTTGAAATTGGTTCAGACAATCATTGCAAACACTAAGGGAGAGGGCGAAAAATCAGGTGAGGATTTTTGGGTCAAAGCCGAAAAACTCTACTATACAGCTCTTATCGGATATATCTTCTATGAAGCTCCAAGAGAAGAAAAGAACTTTGCAACACTACTCGATATGATAGACGCTTCCGAAGTCAGAGAAGATGATGAAACATATATGAATCCGATTGATAGACTCTTTGAAGCACTTGAAAAGAAAGAACCTACGCACTTTGCGGTTAAGCAATATAAAAAATATAAGCTTGCAGCCGGAAAAACGGCGAAGTCTATTCTTATATCATGTGGTGCAAGGCTTGCTCCATTTGATATTCAGGAACTTAGGGACTTGATGAGTGAAGATGAACTTGAGCTTGATACACTTGGAGATAGGAAAACAGCACTCTTTGTTATTATCTCCGATACCGATGATACCTTTAACTTTGTAGTGTCTATTATGTATTCACAGCTATTTAATCTTTTATGTGATAAGGCAGATGATGAGTACGGAGGTAGACTTCCTGTTCATGTGAGATGCCTACTTGATGAGTTTGCAAACATCGGCTTAATTCCAAAGTTTGAGAAGCTCATAGCCACAATCAGAAGTAGAGAGATTTCAGCAAGTATTATCTTACAGGCACAATCTCAGCTAAAGGCAATCTATAAGGATAATGCCGATACTATTGTAGGTAACTGTGATAGTACCTTGTTTCTCGGTGGAAAAGAGAAAACTACACTTAAAGAGCTTTCCGAAACGCTTGGTAAAGAAACGATAGACCTTTACAATACATCAGAAACAAGGAGCAATCAAAAGAGCTTTGGACTTAACTATCAAAAGACAGGTAAGGAGCTGATGAGTCAAGATGAGATAACCGTAATGGACGGAAGCAAATGTATCTTTCAGCTTCGAGGTGTAAGACCTTTTCTTTCAGATAAATTTGATATTACAAAGCATAAGAACTATAAGCTCCTTGAGGACTATGACAAG